The stretch of DNA CACGCGGTCAATAAGCTGAAGAAGCAAGCATAACCAAAAAAGGAGGCAGGAACATGGGAGGGGACGAACAAAAGCTGATGGTGAAAACTGCTTCGCTTTACTACCACGATGAATGGACACAGGCGCAAATTTCCAAGCAAATCGGCATGTCCCGTCCCATTGTCTCCCGGCTGCTTCAGCGGGCAAAGGATGCGGGAATTGTCGAAGTGTTTATTAAGGATGAAACGGTTCACACAGTTGCCTTGGAACAGCGGCTTGAAGCAGTATACGGCCTTGACGAAGCAGTTGTCGTGCCTCAAAGCCGGGCGCAGGGCCATTCTATGAAAAGTGCTGTTGCAGCAGCCGGTGCGTACTATGCCGCTAAAAAAACCAGGAATGTGAACCGCCTCGGTATTTCCTGGGGAACCACTGTGGCGGAGCTCGTGAAGCATTTTCCGTTTGATAAGCGTCCGGATTTGCACATTGTCCCGCTTGAAGGCGGGATGGGAAGGGCATCGATCGATATTCACGCGAATCACCTGGCTTATGAGCTGGCGAAAAAAAGCGGCGCCTCCTGTTCGTATTTATATGCACCGGCGATTGTGGATTCAGAAGAAATGAAAAATCACTTTATGAAGATGGCTGACATTAAAAGTGTACTTCATGAAGGAGCCAGTGTGGAAATGGCGATTATCGGCGTAGGCAATCCGCACGAAGATTCGACGCTTGAGAAAGTAGGCTACCTTCGTAAAGAAGAAGCGGAATCTCTTAAAGAAGCAGGAGCAGCGGGTGATGTTGGATTTCGTTTTTTTAATGACCACGGCTCCGCCATTGATCACCCTTTTAACAACAGAGTGGTCGGCATTCCGCTTGAGCAGCTTAAACAAATTCCATCCGTCATGGCGGTGGCAGATGGAACGAATAAACAAAGAAGCATGAAGGGTCTTCTCGCAAGCGGAATCGTCAATGTATTAGTCATTGATGAAGGCTTGGCCATGGCGCTTCTGAACAATTGATTGAGGCGCTTACAAAAGAACACATCTGAAACAAGGTGTGTCTTTTTCTTCCTTTTCTTAAAGAAAACGCTCTCATTTTTGCGTGTAATTGTTATAATAAAATAGAAAGAGACGTATTACGTCCTGCACATTATTTATGACATAAACAAAAAGAGGGATTTCAATGTTAAGCTGGGAAGAGCGCCGTCAACTTGTGAAGGTGGCGAATTTATATTATACGGAAGGCTGGACACAGCAGCAGATTGCCAAAAAAGTCGGGGTGTCCCGTCCAGTGATTTCTAAAATGCTGCAGCGGGCAAAGGACGCCGGCATAGTAGAAGTGTACATAAAAGACGAAAGTGTGCATACGGTAGAGCTGGAGAAAGGATTGGAAGAAAAGTTCGGTCTTCAAGATACCGTAGTAGTTCCATCGGTCGGTTTTACACCAGATATGGTGCGCCGTGCGGTCGGGCAGGCTGCTGCTCATTATGTGTCACGTCATTTAAAAACAGATGTGGAGCGGCTCGGCATTTCCTGGGGGACGACACTGTCTGAATTTGTAAAGGAATATCCATTTGAGCGGCGGGAGAATATGAATATTGTGCCGCTTGTCGGCGGCATGGGAACAAAAAGTGTAGAGATTCATGCCAACCAGCTGGCGTACGAGCTGGCGAAAAAAATGAACGGCACCTGCTCATACTTGTACGCACCTGCCATTGTAGAATCAGTCGAATTAACTGAGCGGCTCGTACAAATGCAGGATATTGCCCAGGTGCTCGAAGAAGGAAAAAATGTAGAAGTAGCGATTGTTGGAATCGGGAACCCGCACAAGGGATCTACGATGAAAGACATCGGCTATATCCATGAAACAGATATCCAAAGCTTGAAAAAAGCAGGAGCCATCGGAGACATCGGTTCCCGCTTTTTCGATCAGGATGGTGTCCCGATTGAACATGAATTAAACAAGCGGATTATCGGTCTCCGGCTGAGAGACTTAAAGAACATTCCGTACGTGATCGGCATTGTCGAGGGAACCTACAAAGCGGAAAGCATCGAAGCAGCCCTGAAAGGCGGCTACGTACAAACGCTCATTACCGATGAACAAACCGCATTAGCTCTTTTAAACTAAATCATTGCCGTTTAAGCTGCCGGAGGTTTCTGGCAGTTTTTTCATTTGTTTTGTTTCAGCACAATTGTGTACAAAGCGAAGGATAAAAACTGTGATGAAAACGCATACATTTTTAGAAAAAATCGTGATAGCATGTAATTAAGCAAGGAGGTCATATTGATGTATCTGGACGAAAGAAGCAGCTTATTGTTAAAAGACCTCGTTTTCAATCCTCATGTTAAAAACAAGGATTTAGAGGAAAAGTACGGGCTGAGCCGGCGCCAGGTCGGTTACAGTATTAACAAAATTAACAGCTGGCTGACCTCAAATAATTTGCCTGTTATTGAAAGGACAAAAAACGGATTTTTTATCA from Domibacillus sp. DTU_2020_1001157_1_SI_ALB_TIR_016 encodes:
- a CDS encoding sugar-binding transcriptional regulator is translated as MLSWEERRQLVKVANLYYTEGWTQQQIAKKVGVSRPVISKMLQRAKDAGIVEVYIKDESVHTVELEKGLEEKFGLQDTVVVPSVGFTPDMVRRAVGQAAAHYVSRHLKTDVERLGISWGTTLSEFVKEYPFERRENMNIVPLVGGMGTKSVEIHANQLAYELAKKMNGTCSYLYAPAIVESVELTERLVQMQDIAQVLEEGKNVEVAIVGIGNPHKGSTMKDIGYIHETDIQSLKKAGAIGDIGSRFFDQDGVPIEHELNKRIIGLRLRDLKNIPYVIGIVEGTYKAESIEAALKGGYVQTLITDEQTALALLN
- a CDS encoding sugar-binding transcriptional regulator — protein: MGGDEQKLMVKTASLYYHDEWTQAQISKQIGMSRPIVSRLLQRAKDAGIVEVFIKDETVHTVALEQRLEAVYGLDEAVVVPQSRAQGHSMKSAVAAAGAYYAAKKTRNVNRLGISWGTTVAELVKHFPFDKRPDLHIVPLEGGMGRASIDIHANHLAYELAKKSGASCSYLYAPAIVDSEEMKNHFMKMADIKSVLHEGASVEMAIIGVGNPHEDSTLEKVGYLRKEEAESLKEAGAAGDVGFRFFNDHGSAIDHPFNNRVVGIPLEQLKQIPSVMAVADGTNKQRSMKGLLASGIVNVLVIDEGLAMALLNN